The proteins below are encoded in one region of Penicillium psychrofluorescens genome assembly, chromosome: 4:
- a CDS encoding uncharacterized protein (ID:PFLUO_006074-T1.cds;~source:funannotate), whose protein sequence is MESIYSGYPPELSPEQQKYLVKTAKDWAIQNGLAVRPSPTILPAGADPNGVLATNAPVTLFPSPFPKGCFEEANALQTAYNELYAAITCNEAWLGKIIEDLIDVDDFVSNLWKVHLAVQKEGYVQNLSLGLFRSDYMAHVSANAAPSLKQVEFNTISSSFGGLSSLVRSLHTELLTSPPSYPPHPLLQSGVPPENSAVETLAAGLAAAHQAYGPSKSTPSLPLGIAFVVQDGERNIFDQLAVSRQLTVHHHIPVFRVASSQILNQTSISNSNSARPLVYRPPHAPESAFEVTTVYLRAYYAPDEYKSARDWEARTHLERSAAIKCPTVLNQLSGCKKVQQVLAEPTGPDHLSAFLKGTDPGIIGRLRGTFAPQYDLSSHGQGRELALNLETAMHHVLKPQREGGGNNVYKSDIPEFLRSIPESDWKGWVLMELINPAANAKNVALRNDGEVLRGNVISELGVYGTILWNNAGKILHNEQGGWLLRTKGKEVNEGGVAAGFSSLDSILLF, encoded by the exons ATGGAGTCAATCTATTCGGGTTATCCTCCAGAGCTGTCGCCTGAGCAGCAGAAATATCTGGTGAAAACAGCCAAGGACTGGGCTATCCAGAATGGCCTCGCGGTtcggccatctccaactATTCTCCCCGCGGGTGCAGATCCCAACGGGGTGTTGGCGACAAATGCGCCAGTGACCCTGTTCCCGAGTCCTTTTCCTAAGGGTTGCTTCGAGGAGGCAAATGCGCTGCAGACTGCGTATAATGAGCTGTATGCTGCAATTACCTGCAACGAGGCTTGGTTGGGCAAGATTATCGAAGA CCTGATTGATGTGGATGACTTTGTATCAAATCTCTGGAAAGTGCACCTGGCAGTTCAGAAAGAGGGCTATGTCCAGAATCTCTCCCTCGGCTTGTTCCGGTCCGACTACATGGCCCACGTCTCGGCCAATGCTGCTCCCTCTTTGAAGCAGGTCGAATTCAACACCATCTCGTCCTCCTTTGGAGGGCTGTCATCGCTTGTCAGATCACTGCACACTGAGCTTCTTACCTCTCCTCCAAGCTATCCGCCTCATCCTCTGCTGCAGTCCGGGGTACCACCAGAAAACTCTGCTGTGGAAACCCTTGCGGCAGGCCTGGCGGCAGCACACCAGGCCTACGGGCCGTCAAAATCCACTCCTAGTTTACCACTGGGTATTGCATTCGTAGTTCAGGACGGCGAACGCAATATCTTCGACCAGCTGGCGGTTTCGAGACAACTGACCGTGCACCACCACATCCCGGTCTTTCGTGTAGCGAGCTCACAGATCCTCAACCAAACATCTATTTCCAACTCGAATTCTGCTCGTCCTTTGGTGTATCGACCTCCTCATGCGCCAGAGTCGGCTTTCGAAGTGACAACCGTTTATCTTCGAGCCTACTATGCGCCGGACGAATACAAGTCTGCCCGGGACTGGGAGGCGAGAACACACCTGGAGCGGTCAGCAGCTATCAAGTGTCCCACAGTGCTGAATCAACTGTCCGGATGCAAAAAAGTGCAACAAGTCTTGGCGGAGCCCACTGGACCTGATCATCTGTCTGCTTTCCTGAAAGGCACCGATCCCGGCATAATTGGAAGACTGCGAGGGACCTTTGCTCCGCAATATGATTTATCGTCTCACGGTCAGGGTAGAGAGCTCGCCCTCAATCTCGAGACGGCCATGCACCATGTGCTCAAACCCCAGCGAGAAGGCGGAGGAAATAACGTCTACAAGTCCGACATTCCCGAGTTCTTGCGGTCTATTCCTGAATCGGATTGGAAGGGGTGGGTTCTCATGGAGCTGATCAACCCcgctgccaatgccaagaatgtcgCCCTACGCAATGATGGCGAAGTCCTCCGTGGCAATGTTATCTCAGAGCTCGGTGTGTACGGTACCATCCTGTGGAATAACGCAGGGAAAATACTTCATAACGAGCAAGGTGGATGGTTACTAAGGACGAAAGGAAAGGAGGTTAATGAGGGAGGGGTGGCCGCTGGATTCTCTAGCTTGGATAGCATTCTCCTATTCTAG
- a CDS encoding uncharacterized protein (ID:PFLUO_006075-T1.cds;~source:funannotate), which yields MANDNSPGAKPPKRKAPDASKSKVTHFTSRNPPWTYLKLRLIPQPGTSPQPLDALSARTYLSAALSQFLGLTGTAIPIDILKIENELPDMNAQSTSMAQSDNPKKCDTVWVRVPRGDAAAVVAALSSWVGGSSGGSSAVSVAWRICAKGNFLGALVAGSGRDLFVP from the exons ATGGCAAATGATAATTCTCCTGGCGCAAAACCACCAAAGCGCAAAGCACCCGACGCCTCCAAGTCAAAAGTCACCCACTTCACTTCCCGCAATCCGCCTTGGACTTATCTCAAACTCCGACT AATCCCACAACCCGGCACCTCTCCTCAACCCCTCGACGCTCTTTCCGCCCGCACGTACCTCTCCGCGGCGCTATCCCAATTCCTCGGTCTCACGGGAACCGCCATTCCAATTGATATCCTGAAGATAGAAAATGAATTGCCAGATATGAATGCACAGTCTACATCTATGGCACAATCAGATAATCCAAAAAAATGCGATACGGTCTGGGTCCGCGTGCCGCGCGGGGACGCGGCTGCTGTGGTGGCCGCGCTCAGCTCGTGGGTTGGTGGGAGCAGCGGTGGCTCGTCTGCTGTCAGTGTGGCATGGAGAATTTGTGCCAAGGGGAATTTTCTGGGTGCGCTAGTTGCCGGCTCTGGACGTGACTTGTTCGTTCCTTAA
- a CDS encoding uncharacterized protein (ID:PFLUO_006076-T1.cds;~source:funannotate) gives MDPPTQESVPEKTISESINTNVSSTDNAGSPPIMEQDPEKDTEAATPDTPRFPETDLSRGVVGWDSQDDPQNPQNFRSAQKWGLLALMSGITFVSPLASSMFSPAVSHVGEDLAVQNEMLLAFSISIYLLGYSFGPLLLAPLSEIYGRRVVLSAANWFFVVWQIGCALAANIESLIIFRLFAGIGGSGCLTLGAGVIADLFPIEKRGLATSLWSLGPLIGPVVGPVCGGFIGETIGWRWIFWVLLMVGGVMSIGIEFLNQETYASVLIRWKTERLKKELGRSDLRSAYAKGGDDKTSVMATLKVGLMRPILLFCKSPIVSLLAMYMAVVYGMLYLFFTTIPAVFEHQYGFSTGISGLAYIGIGVGFFVGLISIALTNDRTMLKLKKRNGGKFEPEMRLPMMIFYAAFCPISFFWYGWTVEKDVHWIVPIIGTMPFSFGMMGLYLPIQTYVIDCYPNYAASGNAILTASRSLVDSNPPPAQSEPASEANPSADNGPAPVSAEVRSHDVHHEQAQHHEKTERDFSVGRLTPRPTYMEHLANSRDSQFHLDRRNTSELEHYFHGPRNMDKHSKWPIFMRMHGSVMPKMILPILFVGAWSTFISCICKYVHNIGVNDILLTVLGFVVGLALSFRSSTAYERWADGRKYWSLLIQNSRNIARTIWVNTSEREGEVGKEDLLKKLTAMNLLLAFAVALKHKLRFEPDIAYDDIAGLVGHLNTFARDAHDSHVVHPKPKSLWKSTGEYLGVSFAESNPRKYIKRSKKPLGHLPLEILNHLSAYIDSCVANGTLTSSLHQGQVITGMSSLNEVLTGTERVLDTPLPMAYTIAISQISWIYVLVLPFQLYKSLGWVTIPASIVAAYIILGLATIGSEIENPFGEDVNDLPMDTYCRQIAVELDVITATPRPDVNDFINSEDNLVLFPLSQSGFPAWKERSTAEIRGALRTKVVASPASAASDASTVDVDIATKTAQSV, from the exons ATGGATCCTCCAACGCAGGAGAGCGTGCCTGAAAAGACCATTTCAGAGTCTATCAACACAAACGTTTCTTCCACTGACAATGCCGGTTCCCCCCCAATCATGGAACAGGACCCGGAGAAAGACACCGAAGCCGCGACCCCGGACACACCCCGCTTTCCAGAAACCGACCTCAGTCGCGGGGTTGTTGGCTGGGACAGCCAGGATGATCCCCAAAACCCTCAGAATTTCCGCTCAGCCCAGAAATGGGGACTGCTTGCGTTGATGAGCGGCATCACCTTTGTTTCGCCGCTCGCGTCGAGCATGTTTTCGCCGGCGGTCAGCCAtgtcggcgaagatctggcgGTTCAAAACGAGATGCTGCTTGCTTTCAGTATCAGTATCTATTTGTTGGGATATTCT TTTGGTCCACTCCTGCTCGCCCCGCTGAGCGAGATCTATGGACGCCGGGTTGTACTCAGCGCAGCCAACTGGTTTTTCGTCGTCTGGCAGATAGGTTGTGCCCTCGCGGCAAATATCGAGAGCTTGATTATATTCCGATTGTTTGCCGGTATTGGCGGCTCCGGGTGCCTGACTTTAGGAGCGGGTGTGATCGCCGACCTCTTTCCCATCGAGAAGCGCGGTCTGGCAACTTCTCTTTGGAGCTTGGGACCTCTAATCGGCCCTGTGGTTGGTCCGGTCTGTGGAGGATTTATTGGGGAGACCATCGGTTGGCGGTGGATATTCTGGGTGCTTTTGATGGTTGGAGGCGTGATGTCGATCGGGATTGAATTCCTCAACCAGGAGACTTATGCCTCTGTTCTCATCCGGTGGAAGACTGAGCGCTTAAAAAAGGAGCTTGGCCGGAGTGACCTCCGCAGTGCCTATGCAAAGGGAGGCGACGATAAGACATCTGTCATGGCGACGTTGAAGGTTGGCTTGATGCGGCCGATCTTGCTATTCTGCAAGTCGCCCATCGTCTCCCTCCTCGCGATGTACATGGCGGTGGTATACGGGATGCTTTACTTATTTTTCACGACGATTCCAGCGGTCTTCGAGCACCAGTACGGATTCTCGACCGGGATATCAGGGCTGGCATACATAGGCATCGGCGTTGGCTTCTTTGTCGGGTTGATATCGATCGCACTCACCAATGATCGGACCATGTTGAAACTGAAGAAGCGCAACGGCGGCAAATTTGAGCCAGAAATGAGACTGCCGATGATGATTTTCTACGCTGCCTTCTGTCCcatcagcttcttctggtaCGGCTGGACCGTCGAAAAGGATGTTCACTGGATTGTCCCCATTATCGGCACGATGCCCTTTAGCTTCGGCATGATGGGCCTGTACCTCCCCATTCAAACCTATGTTATCGACTGCTACCCGAACTACGCGGCGTCGGGCAACGCAATTCTCACGGCTTCCCGATCATTGGTGG ATAGCAATCCTCCGCCCGCCCAGAGTGAGCCAGCTTCCGAAGCCAATCCCTCCGCCGACAATGGACCGGCTCCCGTCTCAGCCGAGGTGCGCTCGCACGACGTCCACCATGAGCAAGCCCAGCATCACGAGAAAACGGAGCGGGACTTCTCAGTTGGCCGGCTGACACCGCGACCGACCTACATGGAGCATCTAGCCAATTCGCGGGACTCGCAGTTCCATCTCGATCGTCGGAACACCAGCGAGCTCGAGCACTACTTT CATGGACCGCGCAATATGGACAAGCACTCTAAGTGGCCCATCTTCATGCGGATGCATGGCAGTGTCATGCCGAAGATGATCCTGCCtattctcttcgtcggcgcTTGGTCGACGTTCATTTCTTGCATCTGCAAATACGTTCATAACA TTGGAGTAAAtgacatcctcctcaccgTGCTGGGTTTCGTGGTGGGATTGGCGCTGTCATTTCGCAGCTCTACGGCATATGAGAG ATGGGCAGACGGTCGGAAGTACTGGTCTCTTCTGATCCAGAACTCTCGCAACATTGCCCGTACGATCTGGGTCAACACATCTGAACGAGAAGGAGAGGTGGGCAAAGAGGATCTTCTGAAAAAGCT TACGGCAATGAATCTTCTCCTGGCTTTCGCCGTTGCTCTTAAACACAAGCTCCGATTTGAGCCCGATATCGCATACGACGATATCGCCGGTCTTGTTGGGCACCTGAATACCTTCGCCCGCGATGCTCATGACAGTCATGTTGTTCACCCAAAACCAAAGTCTCTGTGGAAGTCTACGGGAGAATATCTGGGTGTCTCGTTTGCGGAGTCCAATCCGCGCAAATATATCAAGCGGTCTAAGAAACCGTTGGGCCATTTGCCTTTGGAAATCCTCAACCATCTCTCTGCTTATATTGACTCGTGCGTGGCGAATGGTACACTTACTTCTAGCCTTCATCAGGGACAAGTCA TCACCGGGATGTCCTCACTGAATGAAGTTCTGACGGGTACCGAGCGCGTGCTCGATACCCCTCTACCAATGGCCTACACCATTGCCATATCCCAGATATCGTGGATCTACGTCTTAGTTCTTCCCTTCCAGCTATACAAATCGCTAGGCTGGGTCACCATCCCAGCCTCAATTG TGGCGGCAtacatcatcctcggccttgcCACCATCGGCAGCGAAATCGAAAATCCTTTCGGTGAGGACGTGAATGATCTACCCATGGACACGTACTGCCGACAAATTGCCGTGGAGCTGGACGTTATCACAGCCACCCCGCGGCCAGATGTGAACGACTTCATAAATAGCGAGGATAATCTGGTATTGTTCCCGCTCAGCCAGTCTGGTTTCCCGGCTTGGAAGGAACGCAGCACGGCGGAGATCCGTGGCGCGCTTCGGACGAAGGTGGTGGCGAGCCCGGCATCTGCTGCGTCAGATGCTTCGACTGTTGATGTGGATATTGCAACCAAAACTGCACAGTCTgtttga
- a CDS encoding uncharacterized protein (ID:PFLUO_006077-T1.cds;~source:funannotate) translates to MKLPPMAVMETWPTPNYIDPPTRGHGVLVVNVVCISLAFLVVLLRIFTRLRITCSAGVDDVLVVIGLAFSIGMAVVTSIATEEWGWNRHIWDIPPTWLSTVQKLNLCFQIMFSLASGFTKISLLWFCRRLLGASKGNFVLFNWAFIGAMVFVGVSCTMFTFISIFQCSPIKAYWQVSPKEPYTCMNNGDILFSASVINIFTDFLVTALPMPLIWSLKLPARQRLAVISIFGLGVVVNVAGSVRTVYVWKSMVVGYDSTWLGWPVLVAAAVEINLGLICCSAPALRPLIAAFLPHLLQSTRNISYNYGPRTRSKNNLTSTTGRSRSSRLINDDIRQPGYDDRFAIMRTVEMEHYVEACTPGKGASSRAYNISAETTHPITPADSFERQNSGTIYTSATSDASSSSLPRDGVGLAV, encoded by the exons ATGAAACTCCCTCCGATGGCGGTCATGGAAACATGGCCGACACCCAACTACATTGACCCTCCTACCCGCGGCCACGGCGTCCTAGTTGTGAACGTCGTCTGTATATCGTTAGCATTCTTGGTGGTTCTGCTCCGAATCTTTACCCGTCTGCGCATTACATGCAGTGCCGGTGTTGACGACGTCCTGGTTGTCATTGGCCTGGCTTTCTCCATCGGGATGGCGGTGGTCACCTCGATTGCGACGGAGGAATGGGGCTGGAATAGACACATCTGGGACATTCCTCCGACGTGGCTCTCGACCGTGCAGAAGCTGAATCTGTGCTTCCAAATCATGTTCTCGTTGGCGTCGGGCTTCACCAAGATCTCACTCCTATGGTTCTGTCGGCGTCTGCTGGGAGCGAGCAAGGGCAACTTTGTGTTGTTCAACTGGGCGTTTATCGGGGCGATGGTCTTCGTTGGCGTTTCTTGCACGATGTTCACGTTTATCAGCATCTTCCAATGCAGTCCCATCAAGGCATATTGGCAGGTGAGCCCCAAGGAGCCGTATACCTGCATGAACAACGGAGACATCCTCTTCTCGGCGAGTGTCATCAATATCTTCACCGACTTCCTCGTCACGGCGCTACCCATGCCGCTGATCTGGAGCCTGAAGCTGCCCGCTCGGCAGCGACTGGCagtcatctccatcttcggACTAGGAGTTGTGGTTAATGTTGCCGGGTCCGTCCGAACCGTGTATGTGTGGAAGAGCATGGTTGTCGGATACGACTCGACCTGGCTGGGATGGCCAGTGTTGGTTGCAGCGGCTGTTGAAATCAACCTGGGCTTG ATCTGCTGCTCTGCCCCCGCTCTCCGTCCCCTCATCGCAGCCTTCctccctcatcttctccaatCGACTCGCAACATCAGCTACAACTACGGGCCACGAACCCGCTCCAAGAACAACCTAACCTCCACCACGGGCCgctcgcgcagctcgcgcCTGATCAACGACGACATTCGCCAGCCCGGCTACGACGACCGCTTCGCAATCATGCGCACTGTGGAAATGGAGCACTACGTGGAGGCCTGCACTCCTGGCAAGGGCGCTTCGAGTCGTGCCTACAATATCTCTGCAGAGACGACTCATCCCATCACACCGGCGGATAGCTTTGAGCGGCAGAACAGCGGTACCATCTACACATCTGCGACTAGTGATgcctcctcttcatcactgCCGCGAGATGGGGTCGGGCTCGCCGTTTGA
- a CDS encoding uncharacterized protein (ID:PFLUO_006078-T1.cds;~source:funannotate): MSTISFGDANSGFQVGVNHGAIYLSKGKFPKRPRNRVEVEVTNSGSSFPERQEPRPEPLSTVPYPPDPDFVSRDVLLDEIHEKASIPGSRTVLIGLGGVGKTQLAIEYSHRLRRQSPETSVFWIHASNATRCENSLRDLADRVRIPGRQDRNANIFSLVASWLQDQRIGQWILILDNVDDDELLRKPLSIAQASQANDQRNYSMQPPLRYLLESSNGSILVTSRNRGVALDIAGHSNIVEVQPMKEAEAVDLLQKKLNTPAEQEERTQLGKELEFMPLAIIQAASYITHRSPRCSVSQYLEKIRKSDREAARLLDYEAGLLYRDWEAKNSILLTWQISFDHIKSTRPSAASLLSLMSFLDRQGIPENILRGQHCQETGTHLCLDNSEDSSGEEDGDGGSDADQRFEDDITTLSDYSLISVGEQRTSFTMHRLVQLTVRTWLKTHGQLEAFKEKFINSLYCEFPTGEYENWEKCRSLFPHVTSAVSQRPKSQASLQQWATLLYRGAWYARESGKISESREMASRSREQRLKIFGTENTETLDSDAMLAIAYRLEGRWKEAEHLEVQVMETRKTKLGADHPNTLTSMRNLALTYTDQGRWEEATQLQVQVIETSKTKLGAEDHPDTLTTMANLASTYMSQGRWEEAKQLNVQVIEIRKAKLGVDHPDTLTSMANLASTYMYQGQWEEAEQLNVQVIEIRKAKLGVDHPDTLTSMANLASTYMNQGRLEEAKQLSVQVIETRKAKLGADHPNTLTTMANLASMYMYQGQWEEAKQLNVQVMEIRKAKLGADHPDTLTTMANLASTYMNQGLWEEAEQLNVQVMEIRKAKLGADHPSTLTSMHNLASTYSEQGGRWEEAKQLQVQVMEIRKAKLGADHPSTLTSMHNLALMYMNQGQWEKAEQLQVQVMEGRKTKFGIDHPSTLTSMNNLASTYSEQGRWEEAEQLHVQVIETRKAAQTIPTR, from the exons ATGTCCACTATTTCGTTTGGGGACGCCAACTCGGGGTTCCAGGTGGGGGTCAACCACGGTGCGATATACCTTTCAAAGGGTAAGTTTCCCAAAAGGCCCCGAAATAgagtcgaggtcgaggtgaCCAACAGCGGTTCCTCCTTTCCAGAACGACAGGAACCCCGCCCAGAGCCTCTATCAACCGTGCCATACCCGCCCGATCCAGACTTTGTCAGTCGCGATGTGCTCCTTGACGAAATTCACGAGAAAGCATCGATCCCGGGATCCAGGACAGTGCTTATCGGCCTGGGGGGCGTCGG GAAAACCCAACTTGCCATCGAGTATTCCCACCGGCTTCGACGGCAATCACCAGAGACGTCGGTCTTCTGGATCCATGCGAGTAACGCGACCCGCTGCGAGAATAGCCTCCGTGATCTTGCCGATCGAGTCAGAATTCCCGGGCGCCAGGACCGCAACGCCAATATATTCAGTCTCGTCGCCAGCTGGCTCCAAGACCAAAGAATCGGACAATGGATTCTCATCCTAGATAacgtcgatgatgacgagcTTCTCCGCAAACCTTTGTCGATCGCCCAGGCGAGCCAGGCAAACGACCAGAGAAATTACTCAATGCAGCCACCTCTAAGGTACCTGCTTGAGAGCTCCAATGGTTCCATCCTTGTCACAAGTCGGAACAGAGGCGTGGCGCTGGACATCGCCGGTCATAGCAATATCGTCGAAGTACAACCAATGAAGGAGGCCGAAGCGGTGGATCTACTGCAGAAGAAGCTAAATACACCCGCAGAGCAGGAAGAAAGGACGCAACTAGGAAAGGAGCTTGAATTCATGCCCCTTGCGATCATCCAGGCGGCGAGCTATATCACGCATCGCTCACCCCGTTGCTCAGTATCGCAGTACTTGGAGAAAATTCGGAAAAGTGACCGCGAAGCCGCTCGGCTGCTCGATTATGAGGCAGGTCTTCTTTATCGAGACTGGGAGGCCAAAAACTCTATTCTCCTCACATGGCAAATATCCTTCGACCATATTAAAAGTACGAGGCCGTCCGCTGCAagccttctttctctcatgaGCTTTCTCGACCGACAGGGCATTCCAGAGAATATCCTGCGAGGTCAACACTGCCAGGAAACCGGTACGCATTTATGTCTGGATAATTCCGAGGACAGTTCtggtgaagaggatggagatggtgggTCTGATGCAGACCAGCGTTTTGAAGATGATATTACAACCCTGAGCGACTATTCATTGATATCGGTCGGAGAACAGAGGACAAGTTTTACGATGCATCGATTAGTGCAATTGACTGTACGCACATGGTTAAAAACGCATGGCCAGCTCGAGGCGTTCAAGGAAAAATTCATCAATAGTCTTTATTGCGAATTTCCGACTGGTGAATATGAAAATTGGGAAAAATGCCGGTCGCTTTTTCCCCATGTTACATCTGCCGTATCGCAACGACCGAAATCACAGGCCTCGCTACAACAATGGGCTACTCTACTCTATAGAGGTGCATGGTATGCGCGGGAAAGCGGGAAGATTTCAGAATCAAGGGAAATGGCCTCTAGGTCGAGAGAGCAGAGGTTGAAGATTTTCGGCACAGAGAATACAGAGACCCTCGATAGCGATGCGATGTTGGCCATAGCATACCGGCTCGAGGGGCGGTGGAAGGAGGCCGAGCATCTCGAGGTGCAGGTCATGGAGACTCGCAAGACGAAGCTTGGCGCGGACCATCCCAACACGCTGACGAGCATGCGCAACCTAGCCTTAACGTATACTGACCAAGgccgatgggaagaggcTACGCAGCTCCAGGTGCAGGTTATAGAGACGAGCAAGACGAAGCTTGGCGCAGAGGACCATCCCGATACGCTAACAACCATGGCCAACCTAGCGTCGACGTATATGAGCCAGGGCCGATGGGAAGAAGCTAAGCAGCTCAACGTACAGGTCATAGAGATTCGCAAGGCGAAGCTCGGCGTGGACCATCCTGATACGCTGACGAGCATGGCCAACCTAGCGTCGACGTATATGTACCAGGGCCAATGGGAAGAAGCTGAGCAGCTCAACGTACAGGTCATAGAGATTCGCAAGGCGAAGCTCGGCGTGGACCATCCCGATACGCTGACGAGCATGGCCAACCTAGCGTCGACGTATATGAACCAGGGCCGATTAGAAGAGGCTAAGCAGCTCAGTGTGCAGGTCATCGAGACTCGCAAGGCGAAGCTCGGCGCAGACCATCCTAATACGTTGacgaccatggccaacctAGCGTCGATGTACATGTACCAGGGCCAATGGGAGGAGGCTAAGCAGCTCAACGTACAGGTCATGGAGATTCGCAAGGCGAAGCTCGGCGCAGACCATCCTGATACGCTAacgaccatggccaacctAGCGTCGACGTATATGAACCAGGGCCTTTGGGAGGAGGCTGAGCAGCTCAATGTACAGGTTATGGAGATTCGCAAGGCAAAGCTCGGCGCGGACCATCCATCCACGCTGACAAGCATGCACAACCTGGCGTCGACGTATAGTGAgcaaggaggccgatgggaagaggccAAGCAGCTCCAGGTGCAGGTAATGGAGATTCGTAAGGCGAAGCTCGGCGCGGACCATCCATCTACGCTGACAAGCATGCACAACCTGGCTTTAATGTATATGAATCAGGGCCAGTGGGAGAAGgccgagcagctccaggTGCAGGTCATGGAAGGTCGCAAGACGAAGTTTGGCATAGATCATCCTAGTACGCTAACGAGCATGAACAACCTGGCGTCGACGTATAGTGAGCAAGGTCgatgggaagaggccgagCAGCTCCATGTGCAGGTCATCGAGACCCGCAAAGCAGCGCAGACCATCCCGACACGCTGA
- a CDS encoding uncharacterized protein (ID:PFLUO_006079-T1.cds;~source:funannotate) produces MSSVLRCSTKLRAARLPAARALSTTARLRAEQPFFPNEPSAPSVKTAIPGPKNKAAAAELDEVFDVRSLNMLTDYTQSVGNYIADLDGNKLLDVYAQIASIPVGYNNPHLQKVAQSPEMTTSLINRPALGNFPSADWSHILKTGILKAAPKGLDQVFTAMAGSDANETAYKAAFMYYRQLQRGGPQVEFTEEELKSTMENQGPGSPQLSILSFKSAFHGRLFGSLSTTRSKPIHKLDIPAFDWPQATFPTLKYPLEEHAQENAAEEQRCLQEVEELIKTFHNPVAAVMVEPIQSEGGDNHASPAFFRGLREITKRNNVLFIVDEVQTGVGATGKFWAHDHWNLETPPDMVTFSKKAQTAGYYFGNPALRPNKPYRQFNTWMGDPSRALIFRGIIEEIERLGLVEHTRITGDYLYAGLQGLAQKYPEHFQNLRGKGQGTFIAWDTPKRDAFVAKAKEVGVNIGGSGQSAVRLRPMLVFQQHHADILLESIEKIIKLL; encoded by the exons ATGTCTTCCGTCCTCCGCTGCAGCACCAAGCTGCGTGCCGCCCGGCTCCCCGCCGCTCGTGCTCTGTCGACTACCGCCCGCCTGCGTGCGGAGCAgcccttcttccccaatGAGCCCTCCGCTCCCTCCGTCAAGACGGCCATTCCCGGCCCCAAGAacaaggccgccgccgccgagctggatgaggtCTTTGACGTGCGCAGCTTGAACATGCTGACCGACTACACTCAATCCGTTGGCAACTA CATCGCAGATCTGGATGGCAACAAGCTGCTCGATGT CTACGCTCAGATCGCCTCTATCCCGGTCGGGTACAACAACCCGCACCTCCAGAAGGTCGCGCAGTCGCCGGAGATGACCACTTCGCTGATCAACCGTCCGGCACTGGGTAACTTCCCCTCCGCGGATTGGTCCCACATCCTGAAGACCGGTATTCTCAAGGCCGCTCCCAAGGGTCTGGACCAGGTGTTcaccgccatggccggcTCGGATGCCAACGAGACCGCGTACAAGGCGGCCTTCATGTACTACCGCCAGCTGCAGCGTGGTGGCCCGCAGGTCGAGTTCACCGAAGAGGAGCTGAAGTCGACCATGGAGAACCAGGGCCCTGGCTCCCCCCAGCTGTCCATTCTCTCCTTCAAGTCGGCCTTCCACGGCCGTCTCTTCGGCTCCCTGTCCACCACCCGCAGCAAGCCCATCCACAAGCTTGATATCCCGGCCTTCGACTGGCCCCAGGCCACCTTCCCCACCCTGAAGTACCCTCTGGAGGAGCACGCCCAGGAGAAcgcggccgaggagcagcgcTGCCTGcaggaggtggaggagctgatcaagaCGTTCCACAACCCCGTCGCGGCGGTGATGGTCGAGCCCATCCAGTCCGAGGGTGGCGACAACCACGCCTCGCCCGCCTTCTTCCGCGGCCTGCGCGAGATCACCAAGCGCAACAACGTGCTGttcatcgtcgacgaggTGCAGACCGGTGTCGGCGCCACGGGCAAGTTCTGGGCCCACGACCACTGGAACCTCGAGACCCCTCCCGACATGGTCACCTTCTCCAAGAAGGCCCAGACCGCTGGCTACTACTTTGGCAACCCGGCCCTCCGGCCCAACAAGCCTTACCGCCAGTTCAACACCTGGATGGGTGACCCCTCGCGCGCCCTGATCTTCCGCGGcatcatcgaggagatcgagcgcCTGGGTCTGGTCGAGCACACCCGGATCACCGGTGACTACCTGTATGCTGGTCTCCAGGGTCTCGCCCAGAAGTACCCCGAGCACTTCCAGAACCTGCGCGGCAAGGGCCAGGGTACCTTCATTGCCTGGGACACTCCCAAGCGGGACGCATTTGTTGCCAAGGCTAAGGAGGTCGGTGTCAACATTGGTGGCAGCGGCCAGAGCGCTGTCCGTCTGCGCCCCATGCtggtcttccagcagca